One part of the Humulus lupulus chromosome 9, drHumLupu1.1, whole genome shotgun sequence genome encodes these proteins:
- the LOC133799884 gene encoding uncharacterized protein LOC133799884, producing MQLKDGDKGFEHNQEQIQSDFSEWMEIIQKGKAVAKRSGTVKTPLHILRVNSRAVREQGNQGFKKLNVKIEKEDVEKEIKLWSSSLRDMVLNGGYMFFDRKPVVMKAWSADGSFTKEELYKFPIWVHMYDLHLKYWGNRALAKILSPVGEYLQQDVAKRNRDKLQYARVLIEVTIDQEFLDTVEFLNENDEITYVTLLYEWKPIRCTNCDGYGHSKEVCKKKNEVVKRWVPKAHQKNTMLPVQKAINKKDASVTSIANNKLKMSTKADPTPTKNTFQALEGMTDGRFKWDNYFVI from the exons ATGCAATTGAAGGATGGCGACAAAGGTTTTGAGCACAACCAGGAGCAGATCCAGAGTGATTTTTCAGAATGGATGGAAATTATACAAAAGGGGAAAGCTGTTGCGAAAAGATCAGGTACGGTTAAAACACCCTTACATATTTTACGTGTTAATAGCCGTGCTGTGAGGGAACAGGGGAACCAGGGGTTTAAGAAGTTGAATGTAAAAATTGAGAAAGAAGATGTGGAAAAGGAGATTAAATTATGGTCCTCATCTTTG AGGGATATGGTCTTGAATGGGGGATATATGTTTTTTGATAGGAAGCCTGTTGTTATGAAGGCTTGGTCTGCTGATGGGAGTTTCACCAAGGAAGAACTCtataaatttccaatttgggtgcACATGTACGATTTGCACTTAAAATACTGGGGTAATAGAGCTTTGGCAAAAATTCTTAGCCCTGTTGGAGAGTACTTACAGCAGGATGTAGCCAAAAGGAACCGAGATAAACTTCAATATGCTAGAGTTTTGATTGAGGTGACCATAGATCAAGAGTTTCTTGACACAGTAGAATTCTTAAATGAAAATGATGAGATTACTTATGTTACTTTGTTGTATGAGTGGAAGCCGATTAGATGCACTAATTGTGATGGATATGGGCATTCAAAGGAAGTCTGCAAGAAGAAGAATGAAGTGGTGAAAAGGTGGGTGCCGAAAGCTCATCAAAAGAACACGATGCTTCCAGTACAAAAGGCAATAAACAAAAAGGATGCTAGTGTCACTTCAATAGCCAACAACAAGCTCAAAATGTCTACAAAAGCCGATCCAACACCAACAAAGAATACTTTTCAGGCCCTGGAAGGAATGACAGATGGGAGATTCAAGTGGGACAATTACTTTGTGATTTAG